The following nucleotide sequence is from Anopheles stephensi strain Indian chromosome 3, UCI_ANSTEP_V1.0, whole genome shotgun sequence.
TGTGAAGATTTCAAACTCTtacttttaaattttttttaaactaatagTCAATGGCAGCAGATATTCATATGCTCTACTAAACATCTCCTGTAGCGAATGGTTGCCACGGGgtaactttttttcttcgctcgttTAGTTTAGTCGTTTCTCCATTTGGCTGATGTTTGCTGCTGTACAGGACATTTAAGATTATTGCTTATAATAAAGATTGATCGCTGGCTAGTGACTGCATCGCATTAAAGCAATTTCTATTATTTTGGTAATTTTCGTGTTGAGGACATATGCACTATTTAGGATTTGCCTTTGAAATTAACCATTAGGTAAACGATGTATAGAACAAATGCCAACGACCATCGCAATAACTTGCTAGCGTCCGTGACGCGTATAAATAACGAAAAATATTATGCTCTTCTGATTGTATCCCTTGTTCCGTTACTGTACAATCTTACTGCGTGTTCGTAAGTCATGTGTAATACAATATAACAAGCAAACACTCATCACACCCTTGCAAGACGATTCGTTGCATTTGGGTGACGTTGCTAGCACGGACACTGACCCTGAATTATTCAGCATACTCTAAACGGAATGACTACCGGTAGTTGTACTCTCTTTGACGATATTGTTACTTTTTTAACATGTGATGCCATCCAAATACGTTTAATAGGTGGATTATAATGAACTAAAATACACCAATCGCAGAACCAGAAAGGGAAACCTTTCTTAGAAGAAGCTCTTGAGGAATCCTGCTGGTCCCGCATCCTGTGGCTGTGCTTGTGCTGTTTTTAACTTTGCTTGAGCATTTTTTAAGGCTCTGAAAATAAAGCGGGTTAGTGAGTAAATTTCTAGAACGGTTCTTGGCTAgactactacaactactcAATGACACTTACTGCTGCAAATCCATAATTGTTTTCTCCTTCTGATTTTGTTCTTCTTGTGTCATTTGCACCAACTGTAAAAGTCGTTCTGTTTCGGCAGCTGATCGTTTGGCTTCCTCCTTTGCATCTTCCAGTTCCTTTGATGCTCTGAAATATGGAAATGCGCCAaacaaaatatatatataaaggTTGCGTTGCTGCGTGTGTTTGACTAGTaaataacattaaaaataGGCTATGATTTGGGTATGATTTGGGTTTGCCGGCTGCTGTTGATAGAATATAAGaaatttgcaaacattttcaaTCCACATACTTGTCCAACATTTGATGGGCTTCTGTTAACTGTTTGTTCAattctccagcagcagcagcagttccgcCGGCCTGAAATgagagcaaacacacaaaatcaGAAGTTGTTTAACCTACGCATCGCATCCATCAGCCCCAGTGCGCTACTGTACCTTTTGTAGTGATTTCTCTAGTTGGTCCATTTGTTCTTTGCGTTTTTTAAGCTGCTTATCAAACTCGATGAGATTCTTTTCCTTATCCTCCAGCTCTTTGCGCTTGTTTTCAATAGCTTTGCGCTGATCTtcgaatgtttttctttcactttctAGGAGCCGGGTCGCGTCttcaatttgtttcatttgtgCTTCCAGCTGCTTACGCTCTGCTTCACTTACATTTGCATTTTGGGCTACCTTTTGATTAGCTGCCTGTGTTGCTTGTTGCAATTGCTGCTGCAATTGTTGAATCTGTTGCTGGAGTTGaccaacctgctgctgctgctgttgagtcTTTTTCGTAGCATCCAGCGCTTCGGTctgggaaaatatttaaaagaaacGGATTTCAGATTAGCTTCTAGACCCGGGGCAGCTACCGCAGTAATAATTACCTGGCTCTTTTCAAGTTCTTGCACCAAAAGCTCTAGCTGGTTTTGGAACTGATCTCGATGGGTGACGGCTGCCTTAAGCTCCTCTTGTAGCTTTTCGAGTTCCTTTTTGTTTGACggcgattgttgttgttgttgctgctgctgctgttgttgtgttgattGCTGTTGCAATTGTTTCTGCATATTGGTCATTTGTAGGAGTTGTTGTTTTAATTGTTGTTCCATTACCTGAGGCGTAAAAGGTTAACAAATTAGCAAAAGCTAGACAGTCTACTAAAACATATGCACGAGCAATAAGGTCATTTTTTCTAGCAATATGGCTATGTcgttctttatgaatgaaaaaaaggatatATTTCTATCCTACCTGCATCCGCTTTTGCAACTCAATCGCCGCCTTTTCTGCTTGATCTGCGCGGTTCTTCTCCTGTTCAACAACTTTACGCCACTGTTCGAGCTCATTATCACCACGTGCTCCCGTTTCCTGCAGCATTTGTTTCAGTTTGGTGATTTCTTTCTTATAGTTCTGTATTTCCTGAGCCGTAGCCTGGGTCTGCTGTTGAGGAGGAGGTGCAGCAGCGCCTGGCTGCTGAGGTGAGCTCTTAAGCCGACGGTTTTCTTCGCACTGTCGCTGTAGTTCCAGTTCGGCCGCGTTAAGCTCCTGCTGGAAGCTCATTAGCATATCTTGACTCTTTTCCAGCTGCATTACTAGTTGGTCGCGCTCGGCCATCAGCTGCTTATTGTCGGCCTCGAGTTTCATCAGACTCTGCTCAACATGGTGGTTGCTTgcgtgctgctgatgatgctttTCGTAGATCTTAGTCGACTGGCGAAGTGTTTCCTTTTCGGCTTCGGATTTTTCAAGCAGCTCGAGCACGCGTGTCAGCTCAGCAGACATACGCTCGAACTCGATGCGCGTCGCTTCGTACACTTCCTGCTGTTTGGTCAGATGCAGTTGTGCCTTCTCGAGCTCCTTTGCCAAACGCCCTGCCTCCATCTCTGTGGCGTCACGGCTCTGCAGCGCCTTCTCTAATCGCTCACGCAGACGCTCCACTTCATTTTTGTCAGCTAAGCTTACAGTACTGGCAGCGGCTAATGCACCAGGACTGATGGCAGACTGTGGATTCTGCCGAAGCCGTTCCATTTCTTTGATGAGTTTCTCATGCTTGTCTCGGATCTTTTCGTACTCAATGTGGGCTCGTTCAGCATCGGCGCGCTGTTTGTCCTGGTTAGAGATCAGCTTGGTAACTTCAGCCCTGGCCAAATCGAGCTGCAGACTGGTTTCGTGCAGTTTAAGCTCCATCGTTTGGTATTCATTTTCTCGTGCCTCAAACTTCTCTTTCATCTTGTCGAATGTTTCCTGCTCATACTGGGATTTGCCACGGAAGTTCTCTAATTCCACTATGACCTTGTCGTACTTTTCGCGCAACCGATCATTTTCGTCCTTCATTCGGCGGGCTTCGCGCGAGAACGATTCATTCTCCTGTAACCGTCGCAATTCAGCCGCCGTTTTTTCGTAACGCTCGCGCATCTTTTCGACCTCGAGTCCATACCTTGCAATTTCTTCCTGAGCCGAGTCAAGCGAGGCAGTTTGCTTAGTGTACAGGTTATGAGAACGATCCAGCTCGTATGTTAAGCGTTCCAGCTCGGCttgttgattttctttctccGATTGAGCCCGTCGCAAATCTGTCTGACATTTATCCAGCCTCTCTCGAATCATGTCCACATCTTCCTTGGCCTTGTCCTCGAGCTCCTTCGAGCGGCCTAGCTGCATTGCGGCACGGTCGCAAGCTTCTTGAAGGCGTGTTGTTTCTTCTTGCATTTTACGCAGGTCCTCGCGTGCCTTGGATGCCGCCAGTGCGGAACGTTCTGCTTCCACCTCTAAACGGTTGCGATCAGCTTCGGCCGTGTCGACGCGTGACTGCAACCGGTAGATTTCATTTTGAGCCCGATCGTACTTCTCCAGCATTTTCTCAAATTCTTTAGTAgatgtttctttttcatcGATCAGCTTCTGGCTGGCATACAGTGCCTTGTCCAGCTTTTCCTTCAATATATCGATCTCTGTAACGGCATCGTCTCGCTCCATTTGCAGCTTTTGGTGGATCTGATGCGCTTTTTCCCATCGTTCCTTGACCACCTCCAGCTCCGTCTGAATTGCATCGCGCTCACGCTGATATTTAAGGGCAGAACTTTGGGTCGACTCCGATTTCTCCTTCAATTTCTCTAACTCATCGCAAAGCACATCGCGCTCCTTTTGCAAACGGGCAAGCGATGACTGCAGTTTGTCGGCCTTGTCCCGGTATCGGTCGAGATCCATCTGTGCggcttctttctctttttggATTCGCGAAGCCTGTCCCAAAGATTTATCCAGCTGCGATTGAATGTTCTCAAACTCATAGTTAATCTTTTCTTTCTCGAGTTGTAACTGgagaagagagaagaaaaagtgtgAAACATTTAAGTATGCCTACGATCGGAAATGCACGTGCACATTATCTTGACTTACCCTGCGGGTTTCTCCGCCACTCTTGTCCAGCTTCTCTTGTAGATGGTCAATTTCGTTTTGTGCTTTGTCCAACGAGTTTTGCAACTTCTCTTGAGTGAGCTGTGACTTCCCGAGTGTGGCCTGAGTACGTTCGAGTTCTTCGCGAATTTTTTCCAGCTCTGTGTACGCCTGATGTTGTGGAACAGTGGCCAGTAAaaggaatgaaatatttagaaTGTGTTCGTAAGACCCTCGAGTTCCTCGAATAGTCGGAACTGTCGAACAAAAGCATGTAATCGGTTTgatgcaacggtccccatgaatgGTCGTTTGTGTATTTGGAGGTGGAGAATGGGAGCTTAGCATTGGTGTATTGCTCGGTATGGCAGAGGTGCATACAGGGCTGTTAGTGAGGTgtgattgttttatttactgCAATTAGGATGTAGGTTATATTAAGCAACCGTGGACATATTGAGTTGAATGTGGGAAACAAAATAAGTTATAGAGTTTACACTACAAAGCGTAGAGTGATAACGTACTGCAGGAGCGATAGATTTGAGCTACCAATCATTCAATATTTACATACAGCCATGTAATTTGTATATTCTAGATAGGTACTTATAATTAGACATTAGTTACACTTTATATGTATGTAGATATATATGCAGGTGTTTACACTTACAGCATGGATTCATAAGTAGTTAGCTGCATGCATTATCGTTGTACTGAATTATagtattctctctctctcgctctctctctttctctctctctctctatcattGTGCTTTATTGTGACTTCTAAGACATACAAGGTGCACTTTGCTGGTTAGTCGAGATTTGTTCTCCGGACCCGTGCTGAGCAGAGCAAACTGATTGTTCAAAAAGGACGCTTGGAGTAGGATTCAAAGGTGTAAATAGTGAGAGAAAACCCGTTTCACATTACTTCAAGAGAAATTTTGTAGCTGAAGTAAGAATTAAGACACAACTTAAACTTATTACTATGCTGTCAAGCATTCATGCCATACGGCTAGTTAATGCGATGAGCTTCCTAGCTTGAATGACAACTTTAAGATGTTTGGGGACATGTTATTACAATTGCAGTTACAACATACCAATAGGAAAGGACCTGTTGTTTGCCGCTGCTAACTACTTATCTAATCCATATTCACGGAAATTGTGTGTGTAGTACATTGTTGATTAATTCTTGCTATGGTTTGCTATACGACACTCATACGATTTATATTGTAGGACATGATGATGGTATAAGGTGAGCAAGATACTAATTGAGAATGTTGACAAGAACGACGATTGCGATACAAGTTTTCTGTTTGCAGTGATCTACAGCACAATGCAGTCGGACCTCAGACCATGTCAGTGTCTGTTCGGTTCGTACGCACTCCTGTACAAATGCTGTTCGTGGGCGTTCTTAAAATGTATGTTGGGGTATGGTAATAGCAACACAGTTTACATTGCAAGGTGTAGAGTGTTCAGTGTTTTAGTTTGTTATTTTGCTTGTGGAAGGCTTACACGGGcgagaataagaaaaaaaaaaacggtgcacTTGTTTTCTAAAACGGTGCACTCAACGTCAGTCAGGTCGGTGTTGAAAATCGAGCCAACAATACCGCTTATATGGAAGCAAATGTGTTTAGGCAATCTTTGTTGTGGGGAAAAcaatgtttggtttttgggtttattttagttttgttcAAAGTACTTTCAAACGAATTAGCATCCCAGTCTCCAAAAACACACTTGCGCATAAATTTTCAactctagaaaaaaaaagaataaaaaaactagCGTCTATGGCATATCCTAACAAAATGCCAATTGAAGAGCATTGTGTGACGAATGTATGTATTAAAGCCAGTCATGTGAgggtttgttgtgtgtgtaaattcaaaacaaaggAACAGGAAATTACCTTATCTCTTTCACTAACAATTCGTTGTATACCGGCCTGGCCTCTTTCCATTTCCTGTTTCAAGCTTTCCTGTTCACCTTGTGCGTTTTCAAGCTTAGCCTTTAGTCTATAGACCTCGCCTTGACTCTTCTCTAATTTTTCTTGCAAGGCGGCCGCTTCCGCTCTTGATCGTTCGGCGTCGGTCTATGCGTTATTTAAATTGCCGTCCGATTGTAATGCAGAGTCGCAGCGCGCATCAATTGCACAAATGGCACAGGTTAAGAAATGGGGTGGAAACGAGAGGAAGAATCAcgcagagaaaaagaaaagaaagaaagaaaatcaaatcaaaatcgaATCGTATCACATGTTGAACGCAAGCAAATACTATAGCAATGTTTTACAGAAAATACATCTTGCTATGTGTTATGGTAGGTAGaaaagaatttattttatagtACACTTCTTAGTAAATATTATATCATAAAAAGAGGCTAGAAATGTAAAGAGAGTTTTGTTTGAATCGGCAACCAACCGTtaacaataatattttttcaaagaTGTACATGTGGCCATGGAATCGGTATAGAAACTCA
It contains:
- the LOC118510963 gene encoding trichohyalin isoform X3; translated protein: MSREVYSTGQANPSTTGTRSPGRPTRRLTELPTVDKSPSRDYGGIRGRPLAMGSPYYRDMDEPISPAGGHHRSRSATRAPTHSLEYPREQLRTRYQSLDRGLVDPHDREFIPIREPRDRSRDRSLERGLYLEEELYGRPPRQAMPERGYLGDLQVQNGELQRELGNLKKELELTNQKLGSSMHSIKTFWSPELKKERALRKEESAKYSLINDQLKLLNSENQKQAMLVRQLEEELRLRMRAPNIEMQQQMEALYAENEHLQREISILRDTIKELELRIETQKQTLQARDESIKKLLEMLQSKGMGKEEERQMFQQMQALAQKQLDDFRLEITRRDQEIMAMAAKMKTLEEQHQDYQRHIAVLKESLCAKEEHYNMLQSDVEELRNRLEEKNRMIEKKQQGTMHTVQEKNRLQTELTELKEHMDIKDRKINVLQRKIDNLEDLLKEKDNQVDMARARLSAMQAHHCSSEGALTSLEEAIGDKEKQMQQLRDQRDRAEAEKKEERELHERELAEFKMKLHSLDSEVEKLTTRLHRALAEKDRLEAKLESSQSELGKSKAELEHKTASDVGRSGADWEHAKQRLSRLELENERLRAELERSQTTFGRSTLSTSQELDRAQERADKTTNELRRTQAELRVTQTDAERSRAEAAALQEKLEKSQGEVYRLKAKLENAQGEQESLKQEMERGQAGIQRIVSERDKAYTELEKIREELERTQATLGKSQLTQEKLQNSLDKAQNEIDHLQEKLDKSGGETRRLQLEKEKINYEFENIQSQLDKSLGQASRIQKEKEAAQMDLDRYRDKADKLQSSLARLQKERDVLCDELEKLKEKSESTQSSALKYQRERDAIQTELEVVKERWEKAHQIHQKLQMERDDAVTEIDILKEKLDKALYASQKLIDEKETSTKEFEKMLEKYDRAQNEIYRLQSRVDTAEADRNRLEVEAERSALAASKAREDLRKMQEETTRLQEACDRAAMQLGRSKELEDKAKEDVDMIRERLDKCQTDLRRAQSEKENQQAELERLTYELDRSHNLYTKQTASLDSAQEEIARYGLEVEKMRERYEKTAAELRRLQENESFSREARRMKDENDRLREKYDKVIVELENFRGKSQYEQETFDKMKEKFEARENEYQTMELKLHETSLQLDLARAEVTKLISNQDKQRADAERAHIEYEKIRDKHEKLIKEMERLRQNPQSAISPGALAAASTVSLADKNEVERLRERLEKALQSRDATEMEAGRLAKELEKAQLHLTKQQEVYEATRIEFERMSAELTRVLELLEKSEAEKETLRQSTKIYEKHHQQHASNHHVEQSLMKLEADNKQLMAERDQLVMQLEKSQDMLMSFQQELNAAELELQRQCEENRRLKSSPQQPGAAAPPPQQQTQATAQEIQNYKKEITKLKQMLQETGARGDNELEQWRKVVEQEKNRADQAEKAAIELQKRMQVMEQQLKQQLLQMTNMQKQLQQQSTQQQQQQQQQQQSPSNKKELEKLQEELKAAVTHRDQFQNQLELLVQELEKSQTEALDATKKTQQQQQQVGQLQQQIQQLQQQLQQATQAANQKVAQNANVSEAERKQLEAQMKQIEDATRLLESERKTFEDQRKAIENKRKELEDKEKNLIEFDKQLKKRKEQMDQLEKSLQKAGGTAAAAGELNKQLTEAHQMLDKASKELEDAKEEAKRSAAETERLLQLVQMTQEEQNQKEKTIMDLQQALKNAQAKLKTAQAQPQDAGPAGFLKSFF
- the LOC118510963 gene encoding trichohyalin isoform X2, with translation MSREVYSTGQANPSTTGTRSPGRPTRRLTELPTVDKSPSRDYGGIRGRPLGPNTHQSRSGTNSPLNYSWKSYPHHNSFTAMGSPYYRDMDEPISPAGGHHRSRSATRAPTHSLEYPREQLRTRYQSLDRGLVDPHDREFIPIREPRDRSRDRSLERGLYLEEELYGRPPRQAMPERGYLGDLQVQNGELQRELGNLKKELELTNQKLGSSMHSIKTFWSPELKKERALRKEESAKYSLINDQLKLLNSENQKQAMLVRQLEEELRLRMRAPNIEMQQQMEALYAENEHLQREISILRDTIKELELRIETQKQTLQARDESIKKLLEMLQSKGMGKEEERQMFQQMQALAQKQLDDFRLEITRRDQEIMAMAAKMKTLEEQHQDYQRHIAVLKESLCAKEEHYNMLQSDVEELRNRLEEKNRMIEKKQQGTMHTVQEKNRLQTELTELKEHMDIKDRKINVLQRKIDNLEDLLKEKDNQVDMARARLSAMQAHHCSSEGALTSLEEAIGDKEKQMQQLRDQRDRAEAEKKEERELHERELAEFKMKLHSLDSEVEKLTTRLHRALAEKDRLEAKLESSQSELGKSKAELEHKTASDVGRSGADWEHAKQRLSRLELENERLRAELERSQTTFGRSTLSTSQELDRAQERADKTTNELRRTQAELRVTQAYTELEKIREELERTQATLGKSQLTQEKLQNSLDKAQNEIDHLQEKLDKSGGETRRLQLEKEKINYEFENIQSQLDKSLGQASRIQKEKEAAQMDLDRYRDKADKLQSSLARLQKERDVLCDELEKLKEKSESTQSSALKYQRERDAIQTELEVVKERWEKAHQIHQKLQMERDDAVTEIDILKEKLDKALYASQKLIDEKETSTKEFEKMLEKYDRAQNEIYRLQSRVDTAEADRNRLEVEAERSALAASKAREDLRKMQEETTRLQEACDRAAMQLGRSKELEDKAKEDVDMIRERLDKCQTDLRRAQSEKENQQAELERLTYELDRSHNLYTKQTASLDSAQEEIARYGLEVEKMRERYEKTAAELRRLQENESFSREARRMKDENDRLREKYDKVIVELENFRGKSQYEQETFDKMKEKFEARENEYQTMELKLHETSLQLDLARAEVTKLISNQDKQRADAERAHIEYEKIRDKHEKLIKEMERLRQNPQSAISPGALAAASTVSLADKNEVERLRERLEKALQSRDATEMEAGRLAKELEKAQLHLTKQQEVYEATRIEFERMSAELTRVLELLEKSEAEKETLRQSTKIYEKHHQQHASNHHVEQSLMKLEADNKQLMAERDQLVMQLEKSQDMLMSFQQELNAAELELQRQCEENRRLKSSPQQPGAAAPPPQQQTQATAQEIQNYKKEITKLKQMLQETGARGDNELEQWRKVVEQEKNRADQAEKAAIELQKRMQVMEQQLKQQLLQMTNMQKQLQQQSTQQQQQQQQQQQSPSNKKELEKLQEELKAAVTHRDQFQNQLELLVQELEKSQTEALDATKKTQQQQQQVGQLQQQIQQLQQQLQQATQAANQKVAQNANVSEAERKQLEAQMKQIEDATRLLESERKTFEDQRKAIENKRKELEDKEKNLIEFDKQLKKRKEQMDQLEKSLQKAGGTAAAAGELNKQLTEAHQMLDKASKELEDAKEEAKRSAAETERLLQLVQMTQEEQNQKEKTIMDLQQALKNAQAKLKTAQAQPQDAGPAGFLKSFF
- the LOC118510963 gene encoding trichohyalin isoform X1, with product MSREVYSTGQANPSTTGTRSPGRPTRRLTELPTVDKSPSRDYGGIRGRPLGPNTHQSRSGTNSPLNYSWKSYPHHNSFTAMGSPYYRDMDEPISPAGGHHRSRSATRAPTHSLEYPREQLRTRYQSLDRGLVDPHDREFIPIREPRDRSRDRSLERGLYLEEELYGRPPRQAMPERGYLGDLQVQNGELQRELGNLKKELELTNQKLGSSMHSIKTFWSPELKKERALRKEESAKYSLINDQLKLLNSENQKQAMLVRQLEEELRLRMRAPNIEMQQQMEALYAENEHLQREISILRDTIKELELRIETQKQTLQARDESIKKLLEMLQSKGMGKEEERQMFQQMQALAQKQLDDFRLEITRRDQEIMAMAAKMKTLEEQHQDYQRHIAVLKESLCAKEEHYNMLQSDVEELRNRLEEKNRMIEKKQQGTMHTVQEKNRLQTELTELKEHMDIKDRKINVLQRKIDNLEDLLKEKDNQVDMARARLSAMQAHHCSSEGALTSLEEAIGDKEKQMQQLRDQRDRAEAEKKEERELHERELAEFKMKLHSLDSEVEKLTTRLHRALAEKDRLEAKLESSQSELGKSKAELEHKTASDVGRSGADWEHAKQRLSRLELENERLRAELERSQTTFGRSTLSTSQELDRAQERADKTTNELRRTQAELRVTQTDAERSRAEAAALQEKLEKSQGEVYRLKAKLENAQGEQESLKQEMERGQAGIQRIVSERDKAYTELEKIREELERTQATLGKSQLTQEKLQNSLDKAQNEIDHLQEKLDKSGGETRRLQLEKEKINYEFENIQSQLDKSLGQASRIQKEKEAAQMDLDRYRDKADKLQSSLARLQKERDVLCDELEKLKEKSESTQSSALKYQRERDAIQTELEVVKERWEKAHQIHQKLQMERDDAVTEIDILKEKLDKALYASQKLIDEKETSTKEFEKMLEKYDRAQNEIYRLQSRVDTAEADRNRLEVEAERSALAASKAREDLRKMQEETTRLQEACDRAAMQLGRSKELEDKAKEDVDMIRERLDKCQTDLRRAQSEKENQQAELERLTYELDRSHNLYTKQTASLDSAQEEIARYGLEVEKMRERYEKTAAELRRLQENESFSREARRMKDENDRLREKYDKVIVELENFRGKSQYEQETFDKMKEKFEARENEYQTMELKLHETSLQLDLARAEVTKLISNQDKQRADAERAHIEYEKIRDKHEKLIKEMERLRQNPQSAISPGALAAASTVSLADKNEVERLRERLEKALQSRDATEMEAGRLAKELEKAQLHLTKQQEVYEATRIEFERMSAELTRVLELLEKSEAEKETLRQSTKIYEKHHQQHASNHHVEQSLMKLEADNKQLMAERDQLVMQLEKSQDMLMSFQQELNAAELELQRQCEENRRLKSSPQQPGAAAPPPQQQTQATAQEIQNYKKEITKLKQMLQETGARGDNELEQWRKVVEQEKNRADQAEKAAIELQKRMQVMEQQLKQQLLQMTNMQKQLQQQSTQQQQQQQQQQQSPSNKKELEKLQEELKAAVTHRDQFQNQLELLVQELEKSQTEALDATKKTQQQQQQVGQLQQQIQQLQQQLQQATQAANQKVAQNANVSEAERKQLEAQMKQIEDATRLLESERKTFEDQRKAIENKRKELEDKEKNLIEFDKQLKKRKEQMDQLEKSLQKAGGTAAAAGELNKQLTEAHQMLDKASKELEDAKEEAKRSAAETERLLQLVQMTQEEQNQKEKTIMDLQQALKNAQAKLKTAQAQPQDAGPAGFLKSFF